Proteins encoded within one genomic window of Candidatus Eisenbacteria bacterium:
- a CDS encoding glycosyltransferase produces the protein MTVLLVNKFHYLKGGAERYYLDLGDFLSAGGDSVVHLSMRHPSNRPAGPEDVFVSEVDYRARLGLAERIGHGLRSIYNREASRLAHEVVRRSRPDVAHLHNVYHQLSPSVIRALDSDGVPIVQTIHDYKLVCPAYLLLVDGQVCERCKGGRFHEAYRHRCLLESRAASAVGMVEAYLHRWMRTYEKVRLFLCPSRFIEEKLAAFGIRRERLEHLPYFLPIDRYAPAAATEGYYVYAGRLSREKGIGTLLEAHARLPRGRLPLRILGEGPMRESLEIRRVELGLDDVTFEGFQQAEQLKRIVAASLFVTVPSEWYENYPYAILETFALGRPVLGTRIGGIPELVRDGETGLTAPAGDPAALAEGLAAMMALPSRAHEMGRAARAWVGANLAPEAHLERLRAIYERVGR, from the coding sequence ATGACCGTCCTTCTCGTCAACAAGTTCCACTACCTGAAGGGGGGAGCGGAGCGCTACTACCTCGATCTCGGCGACTTCCTGTCCGCAGGGGGAGACAGTGTCGTCCACCTCTCGATGCGCCATCCGTCCAACAGGCCGGCCGGGCCTGAGGATGTCTTCGTCTCGGAAGTCGACTACCGGGCGAGGCTCGGGCTCGCGGAGCGGATCGGTCACGGGCTGAGGAGCATCTACAACCGGGAGGCGTCCCGGCTCGCGCACGAGGTCGTCCGTCGATCGAGGCCCGATGTGGCCCATCTCCACAATGTCTATCACCAGCTTTCCCCTTCGGTGATCCGGGCCCTCGACTCGGACGGCGTGCCGATCGTGCAGACGATCCATGACTACAAGCTGGTCTGCCCCGCCTATCTCCTCCTGGTGGACGGCCAGGTCTGCGAGAGGTGCAAGGGGGGGCGGTTCCACGAGGCCTACAGGCATCGCTGTCTTCTCGAGTCCCGCGCGGCGAGCGCGGTCGGGATGGTCGAGGCCTACCTCCACCGGTGGATGCGCACCTACGAGAAGGTGCGCCTCTTCCTCTGTCCGAGCCGCTTCATAGAGGAGAAGCTCGCGGCCTTCGGGATCCGGAGGGAGCGGCTCGAGCACCTTCCCTACTTCCTGCCCATCGATCGATACGCTCCCGCCGCGGCCACGGAGGGCTACTACGTCTATGCCGGCAGGCTTTCGCGCGAGAAGGGGATCGGGACCCTCCTCGAGGCGCACGCCCGATTGCCGCGGGGCAGGCTCCCCCTCCGGATCCTCGGGGAGGGGCCGATGCGCGAATCGCTCGAGATCCGGCGTGTCGAGCTGGGTCTCGATGATGTGACCTTCGAGGGGTTCCAGCAGGCGGAGCAGCTGAAGCGGATCGTCGCCGCGTCCCTCTTCGTCACGGTCCCGAGCGAGTGGTACGAGAACTACCCCTACGCGATCCTCGAGACCTTCGCCCTCGGGCGCCCCGTTCTGGGAACGAGGATCGGCGGGATCCCGGAGCTCGTGCGCGACGGCGAGACCGGTCTGACGGCGCCCGCCGGCGACCCGGCGGCTCTCGCGGAGGGGCTCGCCGCGATGATGGCCCTTCCATCCCGCGCGCACGAGATGGGGCGCGCCGCGCGCGCCTGGGTCGGCGCGAATCTGGCCCCCGAGGCCCACCTGGAGCGGCTCCGCG
- a CDS encoding glycosyltransferase family 4 protein gives MGLSRLPRLGDRRGEAAMSAKKIEVTLYSDAAYYGGAEAYLSLLSRHLDRDRVRLSAILPDRPAVGRLESELARAGVAIRRHRRLGFRWWDAFGRLRDDLQAIGGEVLHINLPSTYDAGLSSVAFAARMSGYRRVVATEHLPMIKRRYRRFPAKFLFSEAVDLFLVPAQASRESLVRLHMMPFEKTRVVPLGVEEPPDVPAEVEQEIRRETDTPRGTLTLGVVGSLIPRKGQRDLLEALAILAREDGMANGEIRLWVIGEGEERPALEERARELGLGAAVRFLGPRPGAAGLMRLLDLLVVPSLVETTPFVVLEAMAASRPVVATRIFGIPEMVVDGLTGSLVAPSDPPDLARALRPLLRDPELRREMGLAGRDRYAALFTADRMARETEIAYRGGERDEP, from the coding sequence ATGGGACTTTCCCGGCTCCCGCGTCTGGGAGATCGCCGGGGAGAAGCGGCCATGAGCGCCAAGAAGATCGAGGTGACGCTCTACAGCGACGCGGCCTACTACGGAGGCGCCGAGGCCTACCTGTCGCTCCTCTCGCGCCACCTCGACCGGGATCGCGTGCGCCTCTCGGCGATCCTTCCGGATCGCCCGGCCGTCGGGCGCCTCGAGAGCGAGCTCGCCCGCGCCGGCGTCGCGATCCGGAGGCACAGGCGACTCGGCTTCCGATGGTGGGATGCCTTCGGCCGCCTGAGGGACGACCTGCAGGCGATTGGCGGAGAGGTCCTCCACATCAACCTGCCCAGCACCTATGACGCGGGCTTGAGCTCCGTCGCCTTCGCGGCCCGGATGAGCGGCTACAGGCGCGTCGTCGCGACCGAGCATCTTCCGATGATCAAGCGGCGCTACCGGCGCTTCCCGGCCAAGTTCCTCTTCAGCGAGGCGGTCGATCTCTTCCTCGTCCCCGCGCAGGCGTCGCGGGAGTCGCTGGTCCGCCTGCACATGATGCCCTTCGAGAAGACGCGTGTGGTCCCCCTCGGCGTCGAGGAGCCGCCGGATGTGCCGGCCGAGGTCGAGCAGGAGATCCGCCGCGAGACCGACACGCCGCGCGGCACGCTCACGCTCGGGGTGGTCGGGTCGCTCATCCCGCGCAAGGGGCAGCGGGACCTGCTGGAGGCCCTCGCCATCCTCGCGCGCGAGGATGGGATGGCCAATGGGGAGATCCGCCTCTGGGTGATCGGGGAAGGGGAGGAGCGCCCGGCTCTCGAGGAGAGGGCGCGCGAGCTGGGGCTGGGAGCGGCCGTCCGCTTCCTCGGACCGCGCCCGGGCGCCGCCGGCCTCATGAGGCTCCTCGATCTCCTCGTCGTTCCATCCCTGGTCGAGACGACGCCGTTCGTGGTCCTCGAGGCGATGGCCGCCTCGCGCCCCGTCGTGGCGACAAGGATCTTCGGCATCCCCGAGATGGTCGTCGACGGCCTCACGGGGTCTCTCGTCGCGCCGTCGGATCCACCGGATCTCGCGCGGGCCTTGCGGCCGCTGCTCCGCGATCCGGAACTGCGCAGGGAGATGGGCCTCGCCGGCCGCGATCGCTACGCGGCCCTCTTCACCGCCGATCGGATGGCCCGGGAGACGGAGATCGCTTACCGGGGCGGCGAAAGGGACGAGCCATGA
- a CDS encoding sugar transferase, translating to MHHPVAIQHHGDLLQVVACGPSVEVPSHGKECSSVLRTSSFGRPSNPVRGPEANGADEKAAAPPPAETTEPQKPAQERAGDVAPGPDPALTEIPIEADRTLYLRVGKRALDLAIGCFAGLLLLPLFLVLAAAIKLDTPGPVLYRSVRVGRAGRPFTFYKLRSMIHGAEQYRHRLSHLNEVTGPVFKIAKDPRITKIGRFLRRTSLDELPQILNVIKGDMSLVGPRPPIPDEVRQYEPWQLRRLSVRPGITCLWQISGRSRLGFDEWMRLDMEYIDRRGFSLDLKILFQTLPAVLKGEGAY from the coding sequence CTGCATCATCCTGTTGCTATTCAACATCATGGCGACCTGCTCCAGGTGGTCGCGTGCGGTCCGTCGGTGGAGGTCCCGTCGCACGGCAAGGAGTGTTCATCTGTGCTTCGCACGTCGTCGTTTGGACGGCCCAGCAATCCGGTCCGGGGTCCGGAGGCCAACGGGGCTGACGAGAAGGCTGCTGCCCCCCCACCCGCCGAGACCACAGAGCCGCAGAAGCCGGCGCAAGAGCGCGCAGGCGATGTCGCGCCCGGTCCGGATCCTGCGCTGACCGAGATCCCGATCGAGGCCGATCGCACCCTCTATCTTCGCGTGGGGAAGAGGGCGCTCGATCTCGCGATCGGCTGCTTCGCCGGACTCCTCCTGCTTCCTCTCTTCCTCGTCCTTGCCGCCGCGATCAAGCTGGATACTCCCGGTCCCGTGCTCTACCGCTCGGTTCGGGTGGGACGCGCGGGCAGGCCATTCACCTTCTACAAGCTCCGCTCGATGATCCATGGGGCCGAGCAGTACAGGCATCGCCTGAGCCACCTGAACGAGGTGACGGGACCTGTCTTCAAGATCGCAAAGGATCCCCGCATCACGAAGATCGGGCGGTTCCTCCGGCGGACCAGCCTGGACGAGCTTCCCCAGATCCTCAACGTCATCAAAGGGGACATGAGCCTCGTCGGCCCGCGCCCGCCCATCCCCGATGAGGTGAGGCAGTACGAGCCTTGGCAGCTGCGCCGCCTTTCGGTGCGCCCCGGGATCACCTGCCTCTGGCAGATCAGCGGACGGAGCCGGCTTGGGTTCGATGAGTGGATGCGTCTGGACATGGAGTATATCGATCGGCGCGGATTCTCCCTCGACCTGAAGATCCTGTTCCAAACCCTCCCCGCGGTATTGAAGGGCGAAGGCGCCTACTGA